Proteins co-encoded in one Mycobacterium mantenii genomic window:
- a CDS encoding VOC family protein, whose amino-acid sequence MTQQHPIAVQNFSHICIGVSDIEASLAFYTAVLGMDVVFDIELEGAGLDSVTGGAAQRGRMVGGLIGAAMVELLSLGAVPECPSGPHLGYTNISFRVDDLDAAYETVARDHPGVRADPPVDIGGVRMFFIRDPDGTPIELLELPGGATSTVQLWRPGA is encoded by the coding sequence ATGACCCAGCAGCACCCCATCGCCGTACAGAACTTCTCCCACATCTGCATCGGTGTCTCCGACATCGAGGCGTCGCTGGCCTTCTACACCGCCGTGCTGGGCATGGACGTGGTGTTCGACATCGAACTCGAGGGCGCCGGACTGGATTCGGTCACCGGCGGTGCCGCCCAGCGGGGACGGATGGTCGGCGGGCTGATCGGGGCGGCGATGGTGGAGCTGTTGTCGTTGGGCGCGGTGCCCGAGTGCCCGAGCGGCCCGCACCTGGGCTACACCAACATCTCGTTTCGCGTCGACGATCTCGACGCCGCCTACGAAACCGTGGCGCGCGACCACCCCGGCGTCCGGGCCGACCCGCCCGTCGACATCGGCGGAGTGCGGATGTTCTTCATCCGTGACCCCGACGGCACGCCGATCGAGCTGCTGGAACTGCCCGGCGGCGCGACGAGCACGGTGCAGCTCTGGCGTCCCGGGGCGTAG
- the fadD11 gene encoding fatty acid--CoA ligase FadD11, producing MTTAQDPATLCEAFQRNAAIDPDAVVLRTPGATRTLTWRECADQVRKVAAGLAGLGVRRGDAVSLMMANRIEFYPLEIGAQHLGATSFSVYNTLPAEQLTYLFGNAGTKVAICEEQYVERIRASGVPIEHIVCIDGAPPGTLSVEQLYAAAADDFDFESTWRAVQPDDIVTLVYTSGTTGNPKGVEMTHANLLFESQALNAVLPSEFGDRVTSYLPTAHMADRVMGLYALEVFGAQVTVVDDPRAIAAALPDVRPTVWAAVPRVWEKLKAGIEFTVANEADDVKRQALQWAMSVAARRADALVAGGRIPDELAAEWAHADELVLSKLRERLGFGELRWAVSGAAPIPKETLAFFAGIGIPIAEVWGMSELSCVAAVSHPGDARLGSVGKLLPGLEGKIADDGEFLVRGPLVMRGYRKEPAKTAEAIDAEGWLHTGDILEADAEGYLRVVDRKKELIINAAGKNMSPANIENAILAACPMVGVMITIGDGRPYNTALMVFDADSVGPYAAQRGLPDASPAALAADPEVVARIAAGVAAGNDRLSRVEQIKRFRILPTLWEPGGDEITLTMKLKRKPIMAKYADEIEQLYTPEPHPEVHEPSEAATVQPA from the coding sequence ATGACGACGGCCCAGGATCCGGCCACCTTGTGCGAGGCGTTTCAGCGCAACGCCGCGATCGACCCCGACGCGGTCGTGCTGCGCACACCCGGCGCAACCCGGACGCTGACGTGGCGCGAGTGCGCCGACCAGGTGCGCAAGGTCGCCGCGGGCCTGGCGGGGCTGGGGGTTCGGCGCGGCGACGCCGTCTCGCTGATGATGGCCAACCGGATCGAGTTCTATCCGCTCGAGATCGGTGCGCAACACCTTGGGGCGACATCGTTTTCGGTGTACAACACGTTGCCGGCCGAGCAGCTGACGTACCTGTTCGGCAACGCGGGCACCAAGGTCGCGATCTGCGAGGAGCAGTACGTGGAGCGGATCCGCGCCAGTGGGGTGCCGATCGAGCATATCGTCTGCATCGACGGCGCACCGCCGGGCACACTTTCGGTCGAGCAGCTGTACGCGGCGGCCGCAGACGACTTCGACTTCGAATCGACCTGGCGGGCAGTACAACCCGACGATATCGTCACGCTCGTCTACACCTCGGGAACCACCGGTAACCCCAAGGGTGTGGAGATGACCCACGCGAACCTGCTGTTCGAGTCCCAAGCCCTCAACGCCGTGCTTCCTTCGGAGTTCGGTGACCGGGTCACCTCGTATCTGCCGACGGCGCACATGGCCGACCGGGTGATGGGGCTCTACGCCCTGGAGGTGTTCGGCGCTCAGGTCACCGTCGTCGACGATCCCCGCGCCATCGCCGCCGCGCTGCCCGACGTGCGCCCCACGGTCTGGGCCGCGGTGCCGCGGGTCTGGGAAAAGCTCAAGGCGGGAATCGAATTCACCGTCGCCAACGAGGCCGACGACGTCAAGCGGCAGGCGTTGCAGTGGGCGATGTCGGTGGCGGCCAGGCGCGCCGACGCGCTGGTGGCCGGTGGCCGGATCCCGGATGAGCTGGCCGCCGAATGGGCTCACGCCGACGAGCTGGTGTTGTCGAAGCTGCGCGAGCGGCTCGGGTTCGGCGAACTGCGCTGGGCGGTCTCCGGCGCGGCGCCCATCCCCAAGGAGACGCTGGCCTTCTTCGCCGGCATCGGCATTCCGATCGCCGAGGTGTGGGGGATGTCGGAGCTGAGCTGCGTTGCGGCCGTGAGTCATCCAGGCGACGCGCGGCTGGGTTCGGTCGGCAAACTGTTGCCCGGGCTCGAAGGCAAGATCGCCGACGACGGCGAGTTTCTGGTGCGCGGTCCGCTGGTGATGAGGGGCTACCGCAAGGAGCCGGCGAAGACCGCCGAGGCGATCGACGCCGAGGGCTGGCTGCACACCGGCGACATCCTGGAGGCGGACGCCGAAGGCTATCTGCGCGTGGTGGACCGCAAGAAGGAGCTGATCATCAATGCGGCCGGAAAGAACATGTCCCCGGCCAACATCGAGAACGCCATCCTGGCCGCGTGCCCGATGGTCGGGGTGATGATCACCATCGGCGATGGGCGGCCGTACAACACCGCGCTGATGGTCTTCGACGCCGACTCGGTCGGCCCGTACGCGGCCCAGCGCGGCTTGCCCGACGCCTCGCCGGCTGCGCTGGCGGCCGACCCGGAGGTGGTCGCGCGGATTGCGGCCGGGGTGGCCGCGGGCAACGACAGACTCTCCCGGGTGGAACAGATCAAACGGTTTCGCATCCTGCCCACGTTGTGGGAGCCCGGCGGCGACGAGATCACGCTGACGATGAAGCTCAAACGCAAGCCGATCATGGCGAAATACGCCGACGAGATCGAGCAGCTCTACACGCCCGAACCGCATCCGGAGGTGCACGAGCCCTCCGAAGCCGCCACGGTGCAACCGGCATGA